In Musa acuminata AAA Group cultivar baxijiao chromosome BXJ2-8, Cavendish_Baxijiao_AAA, whole genome shotgun sequence, one genomic interval encodes:
- the LOC103995278 gene encoding uncharacterized protein LOC103995278: MAAAATEAEGEEVAKLHLPAEIDWEMLDKSRFFVLGAALFSAVSAALYPAVVLKTRLQVCHPAPPSACAAAAAILRREGLLGFYRGFATSLAGTVPARTLYMAALEVTKSTVGTATIQLGVSETTASAVASAVAGLSAAVAAQVVWTPIDVISQRLMVQGHHRLTSKYLGGIDAFRKIVASDGIRGLYRGFGMSILTYAPSNAVWWASYSLSQKLIWSGIGYYLCRLRFGFEEQEYGNNSGGAVKPEYRTVVVVQGLSAAMAGGAAALVTMPLDTIKTRIQVMEGGKEGPMTIGRTVRSLIREGGWSACYRGLGPRWASMSMSATTMITTYEFLKRLSTKKQEGFDI; the protein is encoded by the coding sequence ATGGCGGCGGCTGCGACAGAGGCGGAGGGGGAGGAGGTGGCGAAGCTCCACCTGCCTGCTGAAATCGATTGGGAGATGCTGGACAAGTCGCGCTTCTTCGTCCTCGGCGCTGCCCTCTTCTCCGCCGTCTCCGCCGCTCTCTACCCGGCGGTCGTCCTCAAAACCCGCCTCCAGGTCTGTCACCCCGCGCCACCCTCCGCCTGCGCCGCCGCGGCCGCCATCCTCCGCAGGGAGGGCCTCCTTGGCTTTTACCGTGGCTTCGCCACGTCCCTTGCCGGCACCGTCCCCGCCCGCACCCTCTACATGGCCGCCCTGGAGGTCACCAAAAGCACCGTTGGCACCGCCACCATCCAGTTAGGCGTCTCCGAGACCACTGCCTCCGCTGTAGCCAGCGCGGTCGCCGGACTGAGCGCCGCCGTCGCAGCACAGGTTGTATGGACCCCCATCGATGTCATCAGCCAGCGGCTGATGGTCCAAGGCCATCACCGACTCACTAGTAAGTACCTCGGTGGTATAGACGCATTCCGGAAGATCGTCGCAAGCGACGGAATTCGCGGGCTTTACAGAGGGTTCGGCATGTCTATATTGACATACGCCCCCTCAAATGCTGTTTGGTGGGCTTCCTACTCGCTGTCCCAAAAGCTAATTTGGAGTGGAATTGGGTACTATCTTTGTCGTCTACGATTTGGCTTTGAAGAGCAAGAGTATGGAAATAACAGCGGTGGTGCTGTGAAGCCTGAGTACAGGACAGTGGTGGTAGTGCAGGGGCTAAGCGCTGCAATGGCAGGTGGTGCGGCCGCGCTAGTGACAATGCCTCTGGACACGATTAAGACGAGGATACAGGTGATGGAAGGTGGGAAGGAGGGACCGATGACCATAGGTCGAACAGTAAGGAGCCTTATAAGGGAGGGAGGGTGGAGCGCATGTTACCGAGGATTAGGGCCAAGGTGGGCTTCAATGTCGATGTCTGCAACCACCATGATTACCACGTATGAGTTCCTGAAGCGTCTGTCCACAAAGAAGCAGGAGGGCTTCGATATATGA
- the LOC135619723 gene encoding uncharacterized protein LOC135619723 isoform X2 — translation MGTREVYEEKLRRGNLHHDPTINPGLGSARCPRCLSLINPNSEKEEWAINSVLHDATFVAGSGAGVMLSAVHGMNIGIPFVQKHVKGPKWLHFLFIPPLLLYSGASASLGAYAVPRFAQLTVTSYYAASSASHYAVSRATRYIEESHSSQSSRDV, via the exons aTGGGGACGAGAGAAGTATACGAGGAGAAGCTCCGGAGAGGCAATCTACACCATGACCCCACGATTAATCCTGGCTTAGGCTCTGCTCGTTGCCCCCGTTGCCTCTCTCTCATAAACCCTAACTCA GAAAAAGAGGAATGGGCCATCAACTCTGTTTTGCATGATGCAACTTTTGTG GCTGGTTCAGGGGCTGGCGTGATGCTTAGTGCTGTCCATGGGATGAATATAG GGATTCCTTTTGTTCAGAAGCATGTAAAGGGGCCCAAATGGCTGCATTTTCTTTTC ATTCCTCCACTGCTGTTGTATTCAGGAGCTAGTGCATCATTAGGAG CTTACGCCGTTCCAAGGTTTGCTCAGCTGACTGTGACATCTTATTATGCTGCTTCAAGTGCATCACACTATGCGGTATCACGAGCCACTCGATACATCGAAGAATCCCATTCATCTCAATCTTCGAGAGATGTCTAA
- the LOC135619723 gene encoding uncharacterized protein LOC135619723 isoform X1: MGTREVYEEKLRRGNLHHDPTINPGLGSARCPRCLSLINPNSEKEEWAINSVLHDATFVAGSGAGVMLSAVHGMNIGIPFVQKHVKGPKWLHFLFVIPPLLLYSGASASLGAYAVPRFAQLTVTSYYAASSASHYAVSRATRYIEESHSSQSSRDV, translated from the exons aTGGGGACGAGAGAAGTATACGAGGAGAAGCTCCGGAGAGGCAATCTACACCATGACCCCACGATTAATCCTGGCTTAGGCTCTGCTCGTTGCCCCCGTTGCCTCTCTCTCATAAACCCTAACTCA GAAAAAGAGGAATGGGCCATCAACTCTGTTTTGCATGATGCAACTTTTGTG GCTGGTTCAGGGGCTGGCGTGATGCTTAGTGCTGTCCATGGGATGAATATAG GGATTCCTTTTGTTCAGAAGCATGTAAAGGGGCCCAAATGGCTGCATTTTCTTTTCgtg ATTCCTCCACTGCTGTTGTATTCAGGAGCTAGTGCATCATTAGGAG CTTACGCCGTTCCAAGGTTTGCTCAGCTGACTGTGACATCTTATTATGCTGCTTCAAGTGCATCACACTATGCGGTATCACGAGCCACTCGATACATCGAAGAATCCCATTCATCTCAATCTTCGAGAGATGTCTAA
- the LOC135618244 gene encoding zinc finger protein 8-like — protein MGEQETHNFMKVSVDSFSELPFIRPGPARENASHTSPAIRLFGIDFATDPDASQDGPSVDPPSSTTETSNTPAAATTTTLTDSGESSRKFECHYCCRKFPTSQALGGHQNAHKRERQHAKRTHLHSAMASQHYHHHHHPSFIADGHVYGYLDYRHLSSFPSASRFDHPPPTHYPSWTSHTGQVTNPAARFYGGLGSASQLINGSPLPGPWRMPVHGSTAGLQGNHPPALPSFGGRDARKMAVEGAGGVGSSSSSSSSLASPNEQGGFDSGSKNSLSLDLHL, from the coding sequence ATGGGCGAGCAAGAGACGCACAACTTCATGAAGGTCAGCGTCGACTCCTTCTCCGAGCTGCCCTTCATCCGCCCCGGGCCAGCTCGCGAGAATGCATCCCACACGAGCCCTGCCATTCGGCTCTTCGGCATCGACTTCGCCACCGATCCAGACGCATCACAAGATGGCCCCTCCGTCGACCCTCCCTCCTCCACCACTGAGACCAGTAACACCCCGGCGGCCGCTACCACCACCACGTTGACTGACAGTGGCGAGAGCTCGAGGAAGTTCGAGTGCCACTACTGCTGCCGCAAGTTCCCCACGTCGCAAGCCCTCGGCGGGCACCAGAACGCCCACAAGCGCGAGCGCCAGCACGCCAAGCGCACCCATCTCCATTCGGCTATGGCCTCCCAacactaccaccaccaccaccaccccagCTTCATCGCTGACGGTCATGTCTACGGCTACCTCGACTACCGCCATCTGAGTTCCTTCCCCTCCGCCTCCCGTTTCGACCACCCGCCCCCGACCCACTACCCTTCATGGACTAGCCACACCGGCCAGGTCACGAACCCCGCGGCTCGCTTCTACGGCGGCCTTGGTTCCGCATCTCAGCTCATAAACGGTAGCCCACTCCCGGGGCCATGGAGAATGCCGGTGCATGGCAGCACGGCAGGCTTGCAAGGGAACCATCCCCCCGCACTACCTTCGTTCGGAGGAAGAGACGCAAGGAAGATGGCAGTGGAAGGTGCGGGTGGCGTcggctcttcttcttcctcctcttcatctTTGGCTTCCCCAAATGAGCAAGGTGGCTTCGATTCTGGTTCCAAGAACAGTTTGAGTTTGGATTTGCATTTGTAG
- the LOC135619726 gene encoding gamma-tubulin complex component 3-like, with the protein MDDPKTRDLVKELVLRLVSPVDSPSSAAEEVPRAIGFAHRLLSSRMAPSLAPDELAIAESIKRHLAASGRSSDALAFADLHTELSARSSGPGAIRNRWALLYLLKSLSDARRREPLLHSTGTAGLPALPLDPQPSHQLPLAAKKILPPSGGVLLVSKDPENIREIALQKYADLVMDETEVSESALVRDILFVCQGINGRYVRFDKASDCYDLPESLKLPRSMRTMVRKLCELGWLFQKVRCYITESMSCFPAEEVGTVGQAFCSALQDELSDYYKLLAVLESHSSNPIPTPGSISGVPGNYLTLRRLAVWLAEPTVKMRLMAVLVDGCRGLRGGAMAGAIHGRAQHGDPLVQEFMGRLLRRVCSPLFEMVRSWVSEGELEDTFAEFFIQSQTVKAESLWQEGYQIQSAMLPSFISPALAQRILRTGKSINFLRVCCEDNGWADAAAKAAADVGTTTRRGGIVYGETHALEGLVIEAAKRIDRHLMDVIHRRYRFKDHCLAIKRYLLLGQGDFVQYLMDVVGPELSEPANTISSFQLAGLLETAIRASNSQYDDRDILDRLKVKMMDHGDGDRGWDVFSLEYDARVPLDTVFTASVMKKYLKIFNFLWKLKRVEHALIGVWKMMKPNSIISCIFTKEGVAVKTQFVSVLRRCQVLWNEMNHFVTNFQYYIMFEVLEVSWSQFSEEMNAAKDLDDLLAAHEKYLNSIVEKSLLGERSQGLIRILFVLFDLILRLRSHAERWFEHIFELQVRGRSKSRIKMMGAGPWFVGDRKAMMQLAGEFLGRMGEDLDKIAKEYSASLDDFISQLPIQQHVDLKFLLFRLDFTEYYSRLVPSK; encoded by the exons ATGGACGACCCTAAAACCCGCGATCTCGTCAAGGAGCTCGTTCTCCGCCTCGTATCTCCCGTCGACtccccctcctccgccgccgaAGAGGTCCCCCGCGCTATCGGCTTCGCCCATCGGCTCCTCTCCAGCCGCATGGCTCCCTCCCTCGCCCCCGATGAGCTCGCCATAGCCGAGTCCATCAAGCGCCATCTCGCGGCTTCCGGCCGATCCTCCGATGCCCTCGCCTTCGCCGACCTTCACACCGAGCTCTCCGCCCGTTCCTCCGGCCCCGGTGCCATCCGCAACCGTTGGGCCCTCCTCTACCTCCTCAAGTCTCTCTCCGATGCCCGCCGACGCGAGCCCCTCCTCCATTCTACGGGGACTGCCGGCCTGCCCGCTCTTCCCCTCGACCCTCAGCCAAGCCACCAACTGCCTTTGGCGGCCAAGAAAATTCTACCCCCATCCGGCGGCGTTCTCCTCGTCTCCAAGGATCCAGAGAACATTCGTGAGATCGCACTTCAAAAGTATGCGGATCTGGTCATGGACGAGACAGAGGTTTCGGAATCGGCCCTCGTGAGGGATATCCTCTTTGTTTGCCAGGGAATCAACGGGCGGTATGTGAGGTTCGACAAGGCATCAGACTGCTATGATCTTCCGGAGTCGTTGAAGTTGCCAAGATCCATGAGGACGATGGTTCGTAAGCTTTGTGAACTAGGATGGCTTTTCCAAAAGGTAAGGTGTTACATCACTGAGAGCATGAGCTGCTTCCCGGCTGAGGAGGTTGGTACAGTTGGACAGGCCTTCTGCTCTGCTCTCCAGGATGAGCTTTCCGACTATTACAAGCTTTTGGCAGTGCTTGAATCCCATTCCTCGAATCCAATTCCCACTCCAGGCTCCATTTCTGGAGTGCCTGGGAATTACCTTACTTTGAGACGGCTTGCGGTCTGGCTTGCCGAACCGACGGTTAAAATGCGATTGATGGCAGTTCTGGTGGATGGGTGTCGAGGTCTGAGAGGTGGAGCAATGGCTGGAGCAATACATGGGCGGGCACAGCATGGGGATCCATTGGTACAGGAGTTCATGGGCCGGCTTCTCCGAAGGGTCTGCTCGCCTTTGTTTGAGATGGTCCGGAGTTGGGTCTCGGAAGGGGAATTGGAGGATACTTTTGCTGAGTTCTTCATACAAAGCCAAACTGTAAAGGCTGAGTCGTTATGGCAAGAAGGCTATCAAATCCAGTCTGCAATGCTGCCTTCTTTCATTTCTCCTGCTTTGGCACAAAGGATCTTGAGGACAGGAAAGTCCATCAATTTCCTCAGAGTTTGCTGTGAGGACAATGGTTGGGCTGATGCTGCCGCCAAAGCAGCAGCTGATGTCGGGACCACTACAAGAAGGGGTGGGATTGTGTATGGGGAGACACATGCTCTGGAAGGACTTGTTATAGAGGCAGCTAAGAGGATTGATCGTCATTTGATGGATGTGATTCACAGGCGGTATCGGTTCAAGGACCATTGCTTGGCAATCAAACGATACTTGCTTCTTGGCCAGGGTGACTTTGTGCAGTACTTGATGGATGTTGTGGGCCCAGAGCTATCAGAGCCTGCCAACACAATCAGCTCATTCCAGTTGGCAGGGTTGCTAGAGACTGCAATCCGTGCATCCAACTCCCAGTATGATGATCGTGATATTCTAGATCGTTTAAAGGTAAAGATGATGGATCATGGTGATGGTGACAGAGGATGGGATGTGTTCTCATTGGAGTATGATGCAAGGGTGCCTCTGGACACAGTTTTTACAGCATCTGTCATGAAGAAATACCTCAAGATTTTCAATTTTTTGTGGAAGCTAAAACGTGTTGAACATGCATTGATCGGGGTATGGAAGATGATGAAACCAAATTCTATAATTTCTTGTATTTTCACCAAAGAAGGTGTGGCAGTTAAAACACAGTTTGTCTCTGTTCTACGAAGATGCCAAGTATTGTGGAATGAGATGAACCATTTTGTGACAAACTTTCAGTACTATATAATGTTTGAGGTCCTTGAGGTTTCATGGTCACAGTTCTCAGAAGAAATGAATGCTGCAAAAGATTTAGATGATCTGCTTGCAGCTCATGAGAAGTATCTCAACTCAATTGTCGAGAAGTCTCTTCTAGGAGAGCGATCTCAAGGTCTTATTAGGATTCTCTTTGTTCTATTTGATCTTATATTGCGGCTTCGGAGCCATGCAGAGAGGTGGTTCGAGCATATATTTGAGTTGCAAGTCAG AGGGAGGAGCAAATCAAGGATAAAAATGATGGGGGCAGGTCCATGGTTTGTTGGGGATAGGAAGGCCATGATGCAACTTGCTGGTGAATTTCTTGGGAGAATGGGTGAAGACTTGGACAAGATTGCAAAAGAGTATTCTGCATCACTTGATGATTTTATCTCTCAGTTGCCCATTCAGCAACATGTCGATTTGAAGTTTCTCCTCTTTCGTTTGGACTTTACCGAATATTATAGTCGGCTTGTGCCTAGTAAGTAG